A window of Pedococcus aerophilus contains these coding sequences:
- a CDS encoding CsbD family protein, which produces MGIADKAKNAAQDLTGKAKEAIGDATNNERLESEGRADQAEAKVKKTGEDVKDTFKG; this is translated from the coding sequence ATGGGAATCGCAGATAAGGCCAAGAACGCCGCCCAGGACCTCACCGGCAAGGCCAAGGAGGCCATCGGTGACGCCACCAACAACGAGCGCCTCGAGTCCGAGGGTCGCGCCGACCAGGCCGAGGCCAAGGTCAAGAAGACCGGCGAGGACGTGAAGGACACGTTCAAGGGCTGA
- a CDS encoding helix-turn-helix transcriptional regulator: protein MANTSSRTLRLLSLLQTHRFWSGPELANRLEVSERTLRRDVERLRELGYPVDSSRGTEGGYQLGAGATMPPLTVEEDEAIAMVVALNGAAQLTAGPLAEASVSALSKVVQVLPPKLRRRAEALRAVTDDSPFAEAPTVHADVLATMGQATRDAERVRFSYLARGGASAGEQVRRHVEPHRLVTVGRRWYLLAYDLDRQDWRSFRLDRLSEPMGTRSRFRPREVPGGDAAAYVRKGLSRTEIGTSLRVLVHAPKDEVEEQISRWATVTAVDTRTCRVEMDGRQARWAAFGLGVLEAPFTVEEAPAEVIELLGRWGERFSAAAAGR from the coding sequence ATGGCCAACACCAGCTCCCGCACCCTGCGCCTGCTCTCGCTGCTCCAGACGCACCGCTTCTGGTCGGGCCCCGAGCTCGCGAACCGACTCGAGGTCTCCGAGCGCACGCTGCGCCGCGACGTCGAGCGCCTGCGCGAGCTCGGGTACCCCGTGGACTCCTCGCGGGGGACCGAGGGCGGCTACCAGCTCGGTGCCGGCGCGACGATGCCGCCGCTCACCGTCGAGGAGGACGAGGCCATCGCCATGGTCGTCGCCCTCAACGGCGCCGCCCAGCTCACGGCCGGACCGCTGGCCGAGGCCTCGGTCAGCGCCCTGTCGAAGGTCGTCCAGGTGCTGCCACCGAAGCTGCGCCGCCGGGCGGAGGCTCTGCGGGCGGTCACCGACGACTCCCCGTTCGCCGAGGCGCCGACCGTCCACGCGGACGTCCTGGCGACGATGGGCCAGGCCACGCGCGACGCCGAGCGCGTCCGGTTCAGCTACCTCGCGCGGGGCGGTGCCAGCGCCGGGGAGCAGGTCCGGCGCCACGTCGAGCCGCACCGCCTCGTGACCGTCGGCCGCCGGTGGTACCTGCTGGCCTACGACCTCGACAGGCAGGACTGGCGCTCGTTCCGGCTCGACCGCCTGAGCGAGCCGATGGGCACGCGCAGCAGGTTCCGACCGCGCGAGGTCCCCGGTGGCGACGCCGCGGCATACGTCCGAAAGGGCCTGTCCCGCACTGAGATCGGCACCTCGCTGCGCGTCCTGGTCCACGCGCCCAAGGACGAGGTCGAGGAGCAGATCTCGCGCTGGGCGACCGTCACCGCGGTCGACACCCGCACCTGCCGGGTCGAGATGGACGGCCGGCAGGCCCGCTGGGCGGCGTTCGGGCTCGGGGTGCTGGAGGCCCCGTTCACCGTCGAGGAGGCTCCGGCCGAGGTCATCGAGCTGCTCGGACGGTGGGGCGAACGGTTCAGCGCCGCCGCAGCCGGCCGCTGA
- a CDS encoding VOC family protein: MTTTWQLTVDCASPERLVEFWCEAVGYVPEPAPDGWSSWLEYWRSAGIPDEDLVGAEHGSGAIVDPEGVLPRIWFQEVPEGKTVKNRLHLDLRHTPGRDQMPYAARRASLEAEVERLVALGAAVAHVNAPVGADYFAVTLRDPEGNEFCIV, translated from the coding sequence ATGACGACGACGTGGCAGCTGACGGTGGACTGTGCGAGTCCGGAGCGACTCGTGGAGTTCTGGTGCGAGGCAGTGGGCTACGTCCCGGAGCCGGCCCCGGACGGGTGGTCGAGCTGGCTGGAGTACTGGCGCTCTGCAGGCATCCCCGACGAGGACCTCGTGGGCGCGGAGCACGGCAGCGGCGCGATCGTCGACCCCGAGGGGGTCCTCCCCCGGATCTGGTTCCAGGAGGTGCCCGAGGGCAAGACGGTGAAGAACCGCCTGCACCTCGACCTGCGCCACACGCCCGGTCGTGACCAGATGCCGTATGCAGCGCGGCGCGCGAGCCTCGAGGCGGAGGTCGAGCGGCTGGTCGCCCTCGGGGCGGCGGTCGCCCACGTCAATGCGCCGGTGGGCGCCGACTACTTCGCCGTGACGTTGCGCGACCCCGAGGGCAACGAGTTCTGCATCGTCTGA